The Misgurnus anguillicaudatus chromosome 21, ASM2758022v2, whole genome shotgun sequence genome includes a window with the following:
- the LOC129444955 gene encoding uncharacterized protein translates to MATWMSNVGNECGQVLNSVLTTGEGAGLGDLSQGIVQRYRDADEPQPAAIYVDRDCCSDRGVSPVLHWFWPWTSTVRLDVFHFMGRFTKGLTTEHHPLYGTFCSKLSSCIFELYYKDICNLKEAKRSELRQKHQGYEPTDAQVSSMTKLYDIHLMSNVNALSNKVLGKPLLPEFIPPGKPTGERIAVEYLLAQSNRGDLLSQQTGNADILDEDLEDECPDVTVPQAHDLTLQVILCQQYIWGLFFICGLLSQLDLIVGDLS, encoded by the exons ATGGCAACATGGATGTCCAATGTTGGGAACGAATGTGGTCAGGTCCTCAACTCTGTCCTCACAACTGGCGAGGGGGCTGGACTGGGTGACCTGTCCCAAGGGATCGTCCAACGGTACAGGGATGCTGATGAGCCGCAGCCAGCCGCCATCTATGTGGATAGAGACTGTTGCAGTGACAGAG GGGTGAGCCCAGTTCTCCATTGGTTTTGGCCATGGACGTCCACTGTGCGGTTGGATGTGTTCCACTTTATGGGGCGATTCACCAAAGGTCTCACCACGGAACACCATCCACTGTACGGTACGTTCTGCTCCAAATTGTCGAGCTGCATTTTTGAGTTGTATTACAAGGACATCTGTAATCTGAAAGAGGCAAAGCGGTCAGAGCTGAGGCAAAAGCATCAGGGCTATGAGCCAACAGATGCCCAGGTGTCATCCATGACAAAGCTGTATGACATTCATTTGATGTCCAATGTGAATGCGCTCAGCAacaaagtcttgggaaaacctCTTCTTCCAGAGTTTATCCCCCCTGGGAAACCTACAG GAGAGCGAATTGCTGTAGAATATCTTCTGGCACAGTCCAACAGAGGAGATCTTCTGAGCCAGCAGACTGGTAATGCTGACATCTTGGATGAAGACCTTGAGGACGAATGTCCTGATGTGACCGTACCGCAGGCTCATGACCTGACATTGCAGGTAATATTATGTCAACAGTATATCTGGGGTCTGTTCTTCATATGTGGATTACTCAGTCAGCTGGATTTGATTGTTGGGGATTTGTCTTGA